In the Wyeomyia smithii strain HCP4-BCI-WySm-NY-G18 chromosome 2, ASM2978416v1, whole genome shotgun sequence genome, one interval contains:
- the LOC129719736 gene encoding uncharacterized protein LOC129719736, translating to MPKDSKTGKKTSTSTSCSSKIAADSPPNAQIDTNNMPVENKKLGEPNSGTSGRRNPPRNGRANRVSNCQLCAELDNENMVQCDNCDLWYHFTCVNVTDEIQNADWSCSKCVTAKEKQRTTPAAGCGDLQPSRSAPSQRTGSSGRTGQSEARRRLKLQLMMIEEQKKLEQKFLERKFKALLEYENDTSTVISDSGRPEAIVQAIVKKVRALPSPNLDRLETVVNFALTVENLVATIQVCEVHDFVYNASLRYELVERLPSALKLDWAKHSRDKPNPNLLDFSSWLYSTAEDGSAVMPSGSGESRQRSFKKDGFLSMHSKIESSSSKPYTAPMQTKQTAYSECEKHCPICKKACASVPKCKRFAELSTESKWAAVRECKLCRKCLRRHNGSCRQQKPCGTNGCTFLHHPLLHSEKQQTNSSPTVISTSSTPPTNPQLSCNIHQGESQFLFRILPVILYGPSKTIESYAFIDDGSDISLMEQDLAQELGVIGPMKSLCLGWTGGAHRLETSSECVNLHISSYGEQRKKYKLSLVHTVESLKIRPQTLRYADIQAKYPYLAGLPISSYENAYSRILIGVDNLSVGNVQKSREGRIQEPIAIKMRIGWTIYGKCATEDKIEHSVNYHSVKVCQCNKDLDEDLHQMVKSFFTLDSIGISEPVKLLQSKEDVRAQMLLETLTKPGNGWYESGLLWKYENVRLPDSKEMALKRWQCLERRMMRDPVLAEAVKAKIYDHVQKGYIRKLSEQELQVKRSRVWYLPMFPVLNANKPGKTRLVWDAAATAHGVSLNSVLFKGPDLLTSLLSVLIQFREYRIAICGDIREMYHQVHIREEDQHCQRFFWKDGTNTNPSTYVVQVMTFGACCSPSTAQYVKNTHAAKYEQEYPAAVEAIVKRHYVDDMLLSVELESQAIQLSKEVKKIHASAGFEIRNWTTNSPAVLKAMHEPTIEEKNLSGENSFEKILGLWWDTSSDCFTFKISPRIDKLLLSERRRPTKR from the coding sequence ATGCCAAAGGATTCCAAAACTGGTAAGAAGACGAGTACAAGCACTAGCTGTTCGTCAAAAATCGCCGCTGATTCCCCTCCTAATGCCCAAATAGATACAAACAACATGCCTgtcgaaaataaaaaactcGGTGAGCCTAACAGTGGCACAAGCGGAAGACGGAATCCGCCGCGGAACGGTCGCGCGAATCGGGTATCGAACTGTCAGTTGTGTGCTGAGCTGGATAACGAAAATATGGTTCAGTGTGATAATTGCGACTTGTGGTACCACTTCACGTGCGTAAACGTGACTGATGAAATTCAGAATGCAGATTGGAGTTGCTCCAAGTGTGTGACTGCTAAGGAAAAACAGCGAACGACTCCCGCCGCAGGATGTGGAGATCTGCAACCCTCACGGTCAGCCCCGTCTCAGCGTACTGGAAGTAGCGGTAGAACAGGGCAAAGTGAAGCTAGGAGAAGACTAAAGTTGCAACTGATGATGATCGAGGAGCAAAAAAAGCTCGAACAGAAGTTTTTAGAGAGAAAATTCAAAGCTCTTCTTGAGTATGAAAATGATACTTCAACCGTGATAAGCGATTCCGGTAGACCGGAGGCAATCGTTCAAGCAATCGTGAAAAAGGTTCGCGCCTTACCGTCGCCGAACCTTGACAGGTTAGAGACGGTAGTCAACTTTGCTCTCACTGTGGAGAACCTCGTCGCAACAATTCAAGTGTGTGAGGTGCATGATTTCGTTTACAATGCTTCGCTACGATACGAACTGGTGGAACGGCTACCCTCAGCATTAAAGCTAGATTGGGCTAAGCATTCCAGAGATAAACCCAACCCAAATTTGCTAGACTTTAGCTCATGGCTGTACTCAACAGCAGAAGATGGGAGCGCAGTAATGCCGTCGGGAAGCGGTGAGTCAAGACAACGTTCCTTCAAAAAGGATGGATTCTTGAGCATGCACTCTAAAATCGAGTCGAGCAGTAGCAAACCCTATACGGCGCCAATGCAGACGAAGCAAACCGCTTACAGCGAGTGCGAAAAGCACTGTCCCATATGTAAGAAAGCTTGTGCCAGCGTCCCAAAATGTAAACGCTTTGCGGAGCTGAGTACCGAATCGAAGTGGGCTGCCGTGCGAGAGTGCAAGCTGTGCCGAAAATGCCTACGGAGACACAACGGGTCCTGCAGACAACAAAAGCCGTGCGGTACAAACGGGTGCACCTTCCTTCATCATCCTCTTCTTCACTCCGAAAAACAACAAACTAATAGTTCCCCGACAGTGATCTCCACAAGTTCTACACCACCGACTAACCCGCAGTTAAGTTGTAACATTCATCAGGGCGAATCGCAATTCCTGTTTCGGATACTTCCGGTCATTCTTTATGGACCTTCGAAAACTATTGAATCTTACGCGTTTATCGACGACGGATCCGACATTTCGTTAATGGAACAAGATCTAGCACAAGAGCTAGGTGTTATAGGGCCAATGAAATCGCTATGTCTCGGCTGGACAGGAGGAGCACACCGATTGGAAACCTCTTCAGAGTGCGTAAACCTACATATCTCCAGTTACGGCGAACAACGAAAGAAGTATAAGTTGTCCTTAGTACACACCGTAGAAAGCCTTAAAATTCGGCCGCAAACACTTCGGTACGCCGATATTCAAGCAAAGTATCCATACCTTGCTGGTCTACCCATTTCATCGTACGAGAATGCCTATTCTCGGATTTTGATAGGCGTGGACAACCTCAGTGTCGGAAACGTACAAAAGAGCCGTGAGGGACGTATTCAGGAACCGATAGCCATTAAAATGAGAATCGGATGGACAATCTATGGAAAATGCGCAACcgaagataaaattgaacaCTCTGTTAATTATCATTCCGTCAAAGTATGCCAGTGCAATAAAGATCTCGATGAAGATCTGCACCAAATGGTTAAAAGTTTCTTCACACTGGACAGTATTGGTATCAGCGAACCTGTGAAACTCCTGCAGTCAAAAGAGGATGTACGAGCGCAGATGCTGCTCGAAACATTAACGAAACCTGGGAATGGATGGTATGAGTCAGGACTTCTCTGGAAGTACGAAAACGTTCGGCTCCCAGATAGCAAAGAGATGGCTCTTAAAAGGTGGCAATGTCTAGAAAGGCGAATGATGCGTGATCCAGTGTTAGCAGAGGCAGTAAAAGCAAAGATCTATGATCATGTACAGAAGGGATATATCCGTAAACTTTCGGAACAGGAACTGCAAGTGAAACGCTCTCGGGTCTGGTACTTGCCTATGTTTCCGGTTTTAAACGCAAACAAACCAGGAAAAACAAGACTCGTATGGGATGCAGCCGCAACCGCCCACGGGGTTTCGCTGAACTCCGTATTGTTTAAAGGCCCAGATTTACTAACCTCCTTGCTATCGGTATTGATCCAGTTTCGCGAGTATCGGATCGCAATTTGTGGGGACATCCGCGAGATGTATCACCAAGTCCACATTCGCGAAGAGGATCAGCACTGCCAgagatttttttggaaagatggGACTAACACGAACCCGAGTACATACGTCGTACAGGTAATGACATTTGGAGCCTGCTGCTCACCAAGTACCGCTCAGTACGTAAAAAATACTCATGCGGCAAAATATGAACAAGAATATCCTGCTGCCGTCGAAGCAATCGTAAAGAGACATTATGTCGACGACATGCTTCTAAGTGTAGAATTGGAATCACAAGCGATTCAACTGTCGAAAGAGGTTAAAAAGATACACGCGTCGGCCGGATTTGAAATCCGCAATTGGACAACGAACTCACCAGCAGTTCTGAAAGCGATGCACGAGCCAACAATAGAGGAGAAAAACCTAAGCGGTGAAAATTcattcgaaaagattctcgggCTATGGTGGGACACCTCATCAGATTGTTTTACGTTTAAAATTTCACCTCGCATAGACAAGCTTCTACTATCTGAACGACGTCGACCAACTAAACGGTAG
- the LOC129719737 gene encoding uncharacterized protein LOC129719737, with amino-acid sequence MVFDPLGLIGHFLMVLKTLLQEIWRASIDWDDLIDDSHLSKWTTWCSALPEITTVKIPRCYRMVTSTADSTTIQLHIFVDASETGYAAIAYMRYQEGTVVECSLVSSKTKVSPLKYLSIPRSELQAAVIGVRLAETVSKSLSIRVKERFLWADSKDVLCWLKSDHRRYNQYVAFRVSEILEASDIREWNWISTKQNVADEGTKWKGRPDLSASSRWFQGPAFLRKSLEDWPISDNHIGSTTEELRPHLLYHTRIEESVINFNRFSDWQKLLRCTARVFRWVHNMRRNKKERRDGPLKQEELIEAECYLFRVAQASTYIDEIAILSRNSNESTPNKSIPRGSQLYQQCAFLDTNSVLRVRGRTQACPFIASDAAQPIILPRNHPVTQLIIFDYHKRFNHQNHETTINEIRQRFRIFRLKAIYNNIRKECQECKNTRALPQPPAMSDLPPQRLAAFTRPFTYMGLDYFGPMTLTLTTDSCILAIRNIMARRSVPATIFSDRGTNFQGSSKELREALRTVNQEQLVKEFTTPDTEWTFIPPASPHMGGAWERLIRSVKSNLCKLQWRRLPTDEVLNSTLLEIENVINSRPLTNIPLEDDESPVLTPNHFLLGSSNGLKAWVPYDDNPVVLRNSWKQSQLIANEFWRWWLRDYLPVITRRTKWFTKAKPIEIGDVVVIADPKGPRNSWPLGRIIGVKSGADGQVRSATVQTNQGIYERPAVKLAVLDVGVKD; translated from the exons ATGGTGTTCGACCCGCTAGGGCTCATAGGGCACTTTCTAATGGTTTTAAAAACACTTCTTCAAGAAATCTGGCGCGCTTCGATCGACTGGGACGACTTAATCGATGACTCACACCTTAGCAAGTGGACAACGTGGTGTTCAGCACTACCAGAAATAACAACCGTGAAAATTCCTCGTTGCTACCGAATGGTGACGTCTACAGCCGACAGTACAACGATCCAGCTACATATATTCGTAGATGCGAGTGAGACTGGCTACGCCGCTATCGCTTACATGAGATATCAGGAAGGAACCGTCGTCGAATGCTCCCTAGTTAGCTCTAAAACAAAAGTTTCGCCTTTGAAATATCTGTCAATCCCGCGCTCTGAGCTGCAAGCTGCGGTTATCGGCGTTAGACTTGCGGAAACCGTTTCTAAATCATTGTCCATTAGAGTGAAGGAACGCTTCCTTTGGGCGGACTCGAAGGACGTACTATGCTGGCTGAAATCCGACCATCGGCGCTATAACCAGTACGTCGCGTTCAGAGTTAGCGAGATACTGGAGGCATCTGATATACGCGAATGGAACTGGATATCGACCAAACAGAATGTCGCGGACGAGGGAACAAAGTGGAAAGGCCGTCCGGATTTGTCCGCCTCTAGTCGCTGGTTCCAGGGCCCAGCGTTCCTACGGAAATCACTCGAAGACTGGCCCATTTCAGATAATCATATTGGCAGTACAACCGAAGAACTTCGTCCTCACTTACTGTATCACACCAGGATCGAAGAATCAGTTATTAATTTTAATCGCTTCTCAGATTGGCAGAAGTTACTACGTTGTACCGCTCGTGTTTTTCGCTGGGTGCACAACATGAGGCGTAACAAGAAGGAACGAAGAGATGGACCACTCAAACAAGAAGAACTAATCGAAGCTGAATGTTATCTGTTTCGCGTAGCGCAGGCATCAACCTACATCGACGAAATCGCCATCCTCTCCAGAAACTCAAATGAAAGCACTCCTAACAAGTCAATACCTAGAGGCAGCCAGCTTTACCAACAGTGCGCATTCCTAGACACTAACAGTGTGTTAAGAGTTCGTGGTAGAACACAAGCCTGTCCTTTTATCGCCAGCGACGCCGCTCAACCGATAATCCTTCCGCGAAACCATCCAGTCACCCAACTCATCATTTTCGACTACCACAAGCGGTTCAACCATCAAAATCATGAAACAACAATAAATGAAATACGGCAGCGCTTTCGTATTTTCAGACTTAAAGCCATATACAACAATATCCGCAAAGAATGTCAAGAATGTAAAAACACTCGTGCCTTACCTCAACCGCCAGCAATGAGCGACTTACCTCCACAACGACTCGCTGCATTTACTAGACCGTTTACATACATGGGGTTGGACTATTTCGGTCCCATGACT CTCACACTGACGACCGATTCGTGCATCCTAGCGATACGCAATATTATGGCTAGAAGAAGCGTGCCAGCCACTATCTTCAGCGACAGAGGCACGAACTTTCAGGGAAGTAGCAAAGAATTACGAGAAGCTTTGAGAACCGTGAACCAAGAGCAACTTGTAAAAGAATTCACGACACCAGACACAGAATGGACCTTCATCCCACCGGCTTCACCACACATGGGGGGCGCATGGGAGCGCTTAATCCGTAGCGTTAAGTCTAACCTCTGTAAACTGCAATGGAGAAGGCTTCCGACTGACGAAGTACTTAATAGCACGCTCCTGGAGATAGAAAACGTGATCAACTCACGGCCACTGACAAACATCCCTTTGGAAGACGACGAATCACCGGTTTTAACACCTAACCATTTCTTGCTGGGATCATCAAACGGACTTAAGGCATGGGTACCGTATGACGACAATCCTGTGGTACTTCGAAATAGCTGGAAACAGTCACAACTGATAGCCAACGAATTCTGGCGATGGTGGCTGAGAGATTACTTACCCGTTATCACTCGACGCACCAAGTGGTTCACCAAGGCAAAACCAATCGAGATAGGCGACGTTGTAGTCATCGCGGACCCAAAGGGTCCCCGTAATAGCTGGCCATTGGGACGAATAATCGGAGTGAAATCAGGAGCAGACGGGCAAGTAAGAAGCGCCACAGTGCAAACTAACCAGGGCATATACGAGAGACCAGCGGTGAAGCTCGCCGTACTCGACGTGGGCGTCAAGGACTAA